A window of the Danio aesculapii chromosome 10, fDanAes4.1, whole genome shotgun sequence genome harbors these coding sequences:
- the LOC130236760 gene encoding transmembrane protein 135-like — protein MAALSKSIPHSCYELGHTWSPSCTASTLQVTAGALEVSFKIYAPLYLIAAILRRRKKDYYKKRLLPEILQSTSFLTANGGLYIAFFCILRRLLDASTPGQPALGRSCLSVLHRRGLLTIYMANLATETIFRMAVTRGLVKPMKHGEVLLFCLTASLYMFFFRSVDGLNGFAFSALKFIVGKEEIPTHSCLAEHTYGQGLERDAQPTDERPEQTPASRGSCIRAFARKTPRLLCKHGPRHRCCKHHQDNCISYCVKGFIRMFSVGYLIQCCLKVPSAFRQAFTKPSRLLWLLYNKENFQLGAFLGSFVSIYKGTSCLLRWMRNLDDELHALIAGFLAGTSMFFYKSTTISMYLFSKLVETLYFKGIEAGRFPYFPEADTVIYAISTAICFQAAVMEMQNLRPSYWKFLLRLTKGRFALMNRKVLDVFGTEASKHFGDFTPKLDPRFVLCPVDMDVQLG, from the exons ATGGCTGCTCTCAGTAAGTCCATACCGCATAGCTGCTATGAGTTGGGACACACATGGAGTCCGTCATGTACGGCTTCCACCCTGCAGGTGACAGCCGGAGCTCTGGAGGTGTCTTTCAAGATATATGCTCCTCTCTACCTG ATTGCAGCCATTTTAAGGAGAAGGAAAAAGGATTACTACAAAAAAAGGCTGCTTCCTGAAATCCTGCAGTCCACATCTTTCCTGACTGCAAATGGAGGCCTCTACATTGCATTTTTCTGCATTTTGCG GAGGCTGTTGGACGCTTCTACTCCTGGTCAGCCGGCTTTGGGGCG ATCTTGCCTTTCTGTCTTACACAGGAGAGGACTCTTAACAATTTACATGGCAAACCTG GCAACGGAGACGATTTTTCGGATGGCTGTCACCAGAGGTCTTGTTAAGCCCATGAAACATGGAGAG GTTCTTCTGTTCTGCTTGACTGCGTCCCTCTACATGTTTTTCTTCAGGTCAGTTG ACGGACTGAATGGCTTCGCTTTTTCTGCCTTAAA ATTTATAGTTGGGAAGGAGGAGATCCCGACACACTCTTGCCTAGCTGAACACACGTATGGCCAGGGTTTAGAGAGAGACGCACAGCCAACGGACGAAAGACCAGAGCAAACACCGGCCTCTAGAGGGAGCTGCATCAGAGCTTTCGCACGCAAAACTCCTAGACTCTT ATGCAAGCATGGACCCAGGCATAGATGTTGCAAACACCATCAAGACAACTGCATCTCCTACTGTGTTAAA GGTTTCATCCGGATGTTCAGCGTGGGTTACCTCATTCAGTGCTGTTTGAAGGTTCCCTCAGCGTTCAGACAGGCCTTCACCAAACCCTCGCGTCTGCTCTGGCTGCTCTACAACAAAGAAAACTTCCAGCTAGGAGCTTTCCTGGGCTCTTTTGTCAGTATATACAAG GGCACAAGCTGTTTACTGAGATGGATGCGCAACCTGGATGATGAGCTCCACGCACTCATAGCAG GTTTTTTGGCTGGAACGTCAATGTTCTTCTATAAGAGCACCACCATCTCCATGTACCTCTTCTCCAAACTAGTGGAG ACATTGTATTTCAAAGGGATCGAGGCAGGCAGGTTCCCATACTTCCCTGAGGCGGACACAGTAATCTATGCCATCTCCACTGCCATCTGTTTTCAAGCG GCTGTTATGGAAATGCAAAATCTGAGACCATCGTACTGGAAGTTTCTACTGCGTTTGACAAAGGGCAG GTTTGCTCTGATGAACAGGAAAGTGCTTGATGTTTTCGGGACAGAGGCTTCCAAACACTTTGGTGACTTCACACCTAAACTGGACCCCAGATTTGTGCTGTGTCCCGTTGACATGGACGTGCAGCTGGGCTGA